From the Hymenobacter yonginensis genome, one window contains:
- a CDS encoding ABC transporter ATP-binding protein — protein sequence MRALSATNKYLFRYKWHFLGGVLFVALSTLLAIFPAQIVRYAFDLVSEGIDLYHLFAGTSAQGEVYSLFGRNVLLYGTLIIVLALLRGVFLFFMRQTLIVMSRLVENDQKNEIYQHYQSLPLAFYRRHSTGDLMSRISEDVGRVRMYIGPALMYFMQLVILFILIVPLMLMVNVKLTLYTLLPLPVLSVSIFYVNTLIERKSDEIQRSLAAMTTFVQEAFSGIRVLKSFVREQDSHRQFAIASEHYKDKSLSLNFVNSLFFPLILFLVGLSTIVTVWLGGQEVIRGTITTGSIAEFLIYVNLLTWPVTALGWTSSLVQRAEASQARINEFLDQKTDIVLRENVQQEIQGDIVFDNVSFTYPDTGIQALRNVSFRIRPGQTLAVIGNTGSGKSTIAVLLCRLFDVSEGAIKIDSVDVRDYALTSLREQIGYVPQDVFLFSDSIRNNINFGLDQPDEARMQQAAKDANVYDNIMRFPEGFDTKVGERGITLSGGQKQRVSIARALVKEPKILILDDSLSAVDTNTENAILGALQRIMHNRTSLIISHRVSSVKLADEILVLDDGQIVQHGTHEALMQDENGLYRALYERQLQSEDAA from the coding sequence GTGCGCGCACTTTCCGCTACCAACAAATACCTGTTTCGCTATAAATGGCACTTCCTAGGCGGCGTGCTGTTTGTGGCCCTGAGCACGCTGCTGGCCATTTTCCCGGCCCAGATTGTGCGCTACGCCTTCGATCTGGTAAGCGAGGGCATCGACCTGTACCACCTGTTTGCGGGCACGTCGGCGCAGGGCGAGGTGTACTCGCTGTTCGGGCGCAACGTGCTGCTCTACGGCACGCTCATTATTGTGCTGGCGCTATTGCGTGGCGTATTTCTGTTCTTCATGCGCCAGACGCTCATCGTGATGAGCCGGCTGGTGGAAAATGACCAGAAAAACGAAATCTACCAGCACTACCAAAGCCTGCCGCTGGCTTTCTACCGCCGCCACAGCACCGGCGACCTGATGTCGCGCATTTCGGAGGACGTGGGACGGGTGCGCATGTACATCGGGCCGGCCCTGATGTATTTCATGCAGCTCGTTATCCTGTTCATCCTCATCGTGCCGCTGATGCTGATGGTGAACGTGAAGCTGACGCTCTATACGCTGCTGCCGCTGCCGGTACTGAGCGTGAGCATTTTCTACGTGAACACGCTGATTGAGCGCAAGTCCGACGAAATCCAACGCTCTTTGGCGGCCATGACCACCTTCGTGCAGGAGGCGTTTTCGGGGATTCGGGTCTTGAAGTCGTTTGTGCGGGAGCAGGATTCGCACCGGCAGTTCGCCATTGCCTCGGAGCACTACAAGGACAAGTCACTGAGCCTTAACTTTGTGAACTCGCTGTTTTTCCCGCTGATTCTGTTTCTGGTGGGCCTCAGTACCATCGTCACGGTATGGTTAGGCGGGCAGGAGGTTATCCGGGGCACCATCACCACGGGCAGCATTGCCGAGTTCCTGATTTACGTGAACCTGCTCACCTGGCCCGTCACGGCGCTGGGCTGGACCAGCAGCCTGGTGCAGCGCGCCGAAGCCTCGCAGGCCCGCATCAACGAGTTTCTGGACCAGAAAACCGACATCGTGTTGCGCGAGAACGTGCAGCAGGAAATTCAGGGCGACATCGTCTTCGACAACGTCAGCTTCACTTACCCCGACACCGGCATTCAGGCCCTGCGCAACGTGAGCTTCCGCATCCGGCCGGGTCAGACGCTGGCCGTCATCGGCAACACCGGCTCGGGCAAAAGCACCATAGCCGTGCTGCTCTGCCGCCTGTTCGACGTGAGCGAAGGCGCCATCAAAATCGACAGCGTGGACGTGCGCGACTACGCCCTGACCAGCCTGCGCGAGCAAATCGGCTACGTGCCCCAAGACGTGTTCCTGTTCTCGGACAGCATCCGCAACAACATCAACTTCGGCCTCGACCAGCCCGACGAGGCCCGTATGCAGCAAGCCGCCAAAGATGCCAACGTCTACGACAACATCATGCGCTTCCCCGAAGGCTTTGATACGAAAGTGGGCGAGCGGGGCATCACGCTCTCGGGCGGCCAGAAGCAGCGCGTCAGCATTGCACGGGCCCTGGTGAAAGAGCCCAAAATCCTGATCCTCGACGACTCGCTGTCGGCCGTGGATACCAACACCGAAAACGCCATTCTGGGCGCCCTGCAGCGCATCATGCACAACCGCACCAGCCTCATCATCTCGCACCGCGTGAGCTCCGTGAAGCTGGCCGATGAAATTCTGGTGCTCGACGACGGCCAGATTGTACAACACGGCACCCACGAAGCCCTGATGCAGGACGAAAACGGCCTGTACCGGGCGCTGTATGAGCGCCAGCTGCAAAGCGAGGACGCGGCGTAG
- the fbaA gene encoding class II fructose-bisphosphate aldolase, whose translation MAAQSLTGLRAGVLHGDEVQSLFQYAKANSFALPAVNVTGTNTVNAALEAAHEVNSPVIVQFSNGGAQFFAGKYPSNDGQRASIAGAISGAQHVHAMAELYDVPVILHTDHAAKKLLPWIDGLLTAGEKHFAQYGQPLYSSHMLDLSEEPIEENIEICKRYLERMAKIGMTLEIELGVTGGEEDGVDNSDVDSSKLYTQPSEVAYAYKELSEVSPRFTVAAAFGNVHGVYKPGNVKLQPKILHNSQLYVQEHFNTGPQPVDFVFHGGSGSTQEEIREAISYGAIKMNIDTDLQWAFWEGIKNNYVKNEGFLQGQIGNPNGADSPNKKYYDPRVWLREGEKTFVARLKQAFEDLNAVNRRP comes from the coding sequence ATGGCTGCACAATCACTGACCGGGCTGCGTGCCGGCGTCCTGCACGGCGACGAAGTTCAATCCCTGTTCCAATATGCCAAGGCAAATTCGTTTGCGCTGCCGGCCGTCAACGTAACGGGCACCAACACGGTAAATGCCGCACTGGAAGCCGCGCATGAGGTAAACTCGCCGGTTATCGTTCAGTTCTCCAACGGCGGAGCCCAGTTCTTCGCGGGCAAGTATCCTTCCAATGATGGCCAGCGCGCCAGCATTGCCGGTGCCATCTCGGGCGCCCAGCACGTGCACGCCATGGCCGAGCTTTACGATGTGCCAGTGATCCTGCACACCGACCACGCCGCCAAAAAGCTCCTGCCCTGGATCGACGGCCTGCTGACGGCCGGCGAAAAGCACTTCGCCCAGTATGGCCAGCCGCTCTACAGCTCGCACATGCTCGACCTGTCGGAGGAGCCGATTGAGGAGAACATCGAAATCTGCAAGCGCTATCTGGAGCGCATGGCCAAAATCGGCATGACGCTGGAAATCGAGCTGGGCGTAACCGGCGGCGAGGAAGACGGTGTGGACAACTCCGACGTGGACAGTTCCAAGCTCTACACCCAGCCCTCGGAAGTGGCCTATGCCTACAAGGAGCTGAGCGAGGTGAGCCCCCGCTTCACGGTGGCCGCGGCCTTCGGCAATGTGCACGGCGTGTACAAGCCCGGCAACGTGAAGCTGCAGCCCAAGATTCTGCATAACTCGCAGCTCTACGTGCAGGAGCACTTCAACACCGGCCCGCAGCCCGTTGACTTCGTGTTCCATGGCGGCTCGGGTTCGACGCAGGAGGAAATCCGCGAGGCCATCAGCTACGGGGCCATCAAGATGAACATCGACACCGACCTGCAGTGGGCGTTCTGGGAAGGCATCAAGAACAACTACGTGAAAAACGAGGGCTTCCTGCAGGGCCAGATCGGTAACCCCAACGGCGCCGACTCGCCCAACAAGAAGTACTACGACCCACGCGTATGGCTGCGTGAAGGCGAAAAAACCTTCGTTGCCCGCCTCAAGCAGGCCTTCGAAGACCTGAACGCCGTGAACCGCCGCCCCTAG
- the truA gene encoding tRNA pseudouridine(38-40) synthase TruA, with the protein MRYFLHLAYDGTRYHGWQVQPNTLTVQQELDRCLSQVLRQPVFCLGSGRTDTGVHASHQVAHFEAELPETLDIKTLLYRLNRALPPDIAAYALHPVPPQAHARFSADARTYEYYVRQVPDPFSVGRALYLDLDLDVAAMNEAAAHLLGSRDFTAFSKVKGGENHYVCVVYEAGWHPMPGGLVFRIRANRFVRGMVRLVVGTLLSVGRGKITPAQFQQILWAQSRVDASGAAPAQGLYLSRVEYTPDVVPADLVPPGLPYFVGR; encoded by the coding sequence GTGCGCTACTTCCTTCATCTGGCCTACGACGGCACCCGCTACCACGGCTGGCAGGTGCAGCCCAACACGCTCACGGTGCAGCAGGAGTTGGACCGCTGCCTGTCGCAGGTGCTGCGGCAGCCGGTGTTCTGCCTGGGCAGCGGCCGCACCGATACCGGCGTGCACGCCAGCCACCAGGTAGCGCACTTCGAGGCCGAGTTGCCGGAAACGCTGGACATCAAGACCCTGCTCTACCGCCTCAACCGCGCCCTGCCGCCCGACATTGCCGCCTACGCCCTGCACCCGGTGCCGCCGCAGGCCCACGCGCGCTTTTCGGCCGATGCCCGCACCTACGAGTACTACGTGCGCCAGGTACCCGACCCGTTCAGCGTGGGCCGCGCCCTCTATCTTGACCTTGACCTCGACGTGGCCGCCATGAACGAAGCCGCTGCCCACCTGCTCGGCTCGCGCGACTTCACGGCGTTTTCCAAGGTGAAAGGCGGCGAAAACCACTATGTCTGCGTGGTGTACGAGGCGGGCTGGCACCCCATGCCGGGCGGGCTAGTGTTCCGCATCCGGGCCAACCGCTTTGTGCGCGGCATGGTGCGACTGGTGGTGGGCACGCTCCTGAGCGTGGGCCGCGGCAAAATCACGCCCGCTCAGTTTCAGCAGATTCTGTGGGCCCAGAGCCGCGTAGACGCCAGCGGCGCCGCCCCGGCCCAGGGCCTCTACCTGAGCCGCGTGGAATACACGCCCGATGTGGTGCCCGCCGACCTGGTGCCGCCCGGTTTGCCGTACTTTGTAGGCCGGTAG
- a CDS encoding Glu/Leu/Phe/Val dehydrogenase dimerization domain-containing protein produces the protein MVEIQQVTDTSVFSQIAEHQHEQVVYCHDHETGLRAIIGIHNTVLGPALGGTRMWHYASDAEALNDVLRLSRGMTYKAAISGLNLGGGKAVIIGDQSLKTEALLRKFGRFVKNLNGKYITAEDVNMTTKDMEYIRMETKHVAGLPESMGGSGDPSPVTAYGTYMGMKAAAKKAFGSDSLTGKRIAVQGVGHVGTYLLEYLQKEGAQLVLTDYYEDRALEAAARFGARAVGLDEIYDQDVDIYSPCALGATINNDTIDRLKCRVVAGCANNQLQDENTHGPALVERGIVYAPDFLINAGGLINVYSEVIGGSRQSALTQTEKIYDITTQVLNKAEQEQSHPQAAATRQAEERIASLGKVKSTF, from the coding sequence ATGGTTGAAATCCAGCAAGTGACCGATACATCGGTCTTCAGTCAGATTGCCGAGCACCAGCACGAGCAGGTGGTATACTGCCACGACCACGAAACCGGGCTGCGCGCCATCATCGGCATCCACAATACGGTGCTGGGCCCGGCCCTAGGCGGCACCCGCATGTGGCACTATGCCTCCGACGCCGAAGCCCTCAACGACGTGCTGCGTCTCTCGCGCGGCATGACCTACAAAGCCGCCATTTCGGGGTTGAACCTGGGCGGTGGCAAGGCCGTCATCATCGGCGACCAGAGCCTGAAGACCGAAGCCCTGCTGCGCAAGTTTGGCCGCTTCGTGAAAAACCTCAACGGCAAGTACATCACGGCCGAAGATGTGAACATGACCACCAAGGACATGGAGTACATCCGGATGGAAACCAAGCACGTGGCGGGCCTGCCCGAAAGCATGGGCGGCTCCGGCGACCCCTCGCCGGTGACGGCCTACGGCACCTACATGGGCATGAAGGCCGCCGCCAAAAAGGCGTTCGGGTCTGATTCGCTGACCGGCAAGCGCATTGCGGTGCAGGGCGTGGGCCACGTGGGCACGTATCTGCTGGAGTATCTGCAGAAGGAAGGCGCCCAGCTGGTGCTCACCGACTACTACGAAGACCGCGCCCTGGAGGCCGCCGCTCGCTTTGGCGCCCGCGCCGTGGGTCTCGACGAAATCTACGACCAGGACGTGGACATCTACTCGCCCTGCGCGCTGGGTGCTACCATCAACAACGACACCATCGATAGGCTGAAGTGCCGCGTGGTGGCGGGATGCGCCAACAACCAGCTCCAGGACGAAAACACGCACGGACCGGCCCTCGTGGAGCGTGGCATCGTGTACGCCCCCGACTTCCTCATCAATGCCGGTGGCCTGATCAACGTATATTCGGAAGTTATTGGGGGCAGCCGCCAGTCGGCCCTCACCCAGACTGAGAAAATCTACGACATCACCACCCAGGTTCTCAACAAAGCCGAACAGGAGCAAAGCCACCCACAAGCCGCCGCCACCCGGCAGGCCGAGGAGCGCATTGCCTCGCTCGGCAAAGTCAAATCCACTTTTTAA
- a CDS encoding NAD(P)/FAD-dependent oxidoreductase, which produces MSISSLSYWEHQTFLQGFDVIVIGAGIVGLTAALHLRRLRPTARVLVLERSVLPNGASTKNAGFACFGSVSELLEQEARGGTAALLAVVQARWEGLAELRALLGDEALQYQPVGGYELFRPAEAELAARCRAALPYYNELLSPIIGRPDVFRDATAQVPATGFAGVSTMLENTAEGALHTGRLMEALLRQAWAAGVVVLHGCAALGLEPGPAQVRIRTLLGEIQAPQVLLATNAFSQQFFPELDAQPGRGQVLVTEPIAGLHLPGTFHYDRGYTYFRQIDGRILLGGGRHLDFAAEATTKPGLTPRVQQYLEKLLREVILPGRAVRIEYRWSGVMAFGADLEPIVRPLAPGVFGALRCNGMGVALGAGVGRRAAEMVVSA; this is translated from the coding sequence ATGAGCATCTCAAGTCTTTCCTATTGGGAGCACCAGACGTTTCTGCAAGGCTTCGATGTGATAGTCATCGGGGCTGGTATTGTGGGGCTTACGGCCGCGCTGCACCTGCGGCGCCTACGCCCCACGGCCCGGGTGCTGGTGCTGGAGCGCTCCGTGCTGCCCAACGGGGCCAGCACCAAAAACGCTGGTTTCGCCTGCTTCGGCAGCGTGTCGGAGCTGCTGGAGCAGGAGGCGCGGGGCGGCACGGCCGCGCTGCTGGCCGTGGTGCAGGCCCGCTGGGAAGGCCTGGCCGAACTGCGGGCCCTGCTCGGCGACGAGGCGCTGCAGTACCAGCCGGTAGGAGGCTATGAGCTGTTCCGGCCCGCCGAGGCCGAGCTGGCGGCCCGCTGCCGCGCTGCCCTGCCGTATTACAACGAGCTGCTGTCCCCCATCATCGGCCGCCCCGACGTATTCCGCGACGCCACCGCGCAGGTGCCCGCCACCGGCTTTGCGGGCGTAAGCACCATGCTGGAGAATACGGCCGAAGGCGCGCTGCACACTGGCCGGCTGATGGAGGCGCTGCTGCGGCAGGCCTGGGCGGCGGGCGTGGTGGTGCTGCACGGCTGCGCGGCCCTGGGGCTGGAGCCGGGTCCGGCGCAGGTCCGCATCCGGACGCTGCTGGGCGAAATCCAAGCGCCGCAGGTGCTGCTGGCCACCAACGCCTTCAGCCAGCAGTTCTTCCCGGAGCTCGACGCCCAGCCCGGCCGCGGGCAGGTGCTGGTCACGGAGCCCATAGCCGGCCTGCACCTGCCCGGCACCTTCCACTACGACCGCGGCTATACCTACTTCCGGCAGATCGACGGCCGCATCCTGCTCGGCGGTGGCCGCCACCTTGATTTCGCCGCCGAAGCCACTACCAAGCCCGGCCTCACGCCTCGGGTGCAGCAGTATCTGGAGAAGCTGCTGCGCGAGGTAATCCTTCCCGGCCGCGCCGTGCGCATCGAATACCGGTGGAGTGGCGTGATGGCCTTCGGGGCTGATTTGGAGCCGATTGTGCGGCCGCTGGCGCCGGGCGTGTTCGGGGCGCTGCGCTGCAACGGGATGGGCGTGGCGCTGGGCGCGGGGGTGGGGCGGCGGGCGGCCGAGATGGTGGTCAGCGCGTAA
- a CDS encoding T9SS type A sorting domain-containing protein has protein sequence MSVSAQAQTKPAAKKPVPAAKKPVAARPGAAKQVAKPAAPAAKKPAVATAAKQEEAPAGPPALVTDKMVQQPTNTGPLKVRAEANPVTKRLTVRTNSSNPTRVEINGPDGRPVITRDLLNSNEVATLDVSKLPAGAYLVQCTSGERRGMKRVMVGR, from the coding sequence TTGTCGGTATCTGCTCAGGCCCAAACCAAGCCGGCCGCCAAAAAGCCCGTGCCCGCCGCGAAGAAGCCCGTAGCAGCCCGTCCGGGCGCCGCAAAGCAGGTAGCCAAGCCCGCCGCGCCGGCCGCCAAGAAGCCAGCCGTGGCCACGGCAGCCAAGCAGGAGGAAGCTCCTGCCGGCCCGCCCGCCCTCGTAACCGACAAAATGGTGCAGCAGCCCACCAATACGGGCCCGCTGAAAGTACGTGCCGAAGCTAACCCCGTGACCAAGCGTCTCACGGTGCGCACCAATTCCAGCAACCCCACCCGCGTGGAAATCAACGGCCCTGACGGCCGCCCCGTCATTACCCGCGACCTGCTCAACAGCAACGAGGTAGCCACCCTCGATGTAAGTAAGCTACCAGCCGGCGCTTACCTGGTGCAGTGCACCTCGGGCGAGCGGCGCGGTATGAAGCGTGTGATGGTAGGGCGCTAG
- a CDS encoding ArnT family glycosyltransferase, with the protein MSDILTNWSKLPRWFWPLLIGLNFLLHAPFFSQPPVGLHTWRQSNTMAVIRNFYEEDMNIMRPRVDRRNESDGVTGMQFPSYEWTVAAVCKAVGFHEGVARVVNWLIFAGGVIFCYHLFRRITQSVWMAAVAAWCLSWSPELFYHCISALPDVLALSASLGGLWLFLRWWDTRHSLSFWGSLLLTTLAGATKLQFLLIGFPIAGLVVQALLSRQFDWRRSLLPLFFFAVVSVGLPLAWYAYSLRLIETSGLADFGLEVRPADDLRTGLGILLFNIKSDWPEMLLGYGSAVMVLVGAGQMRLAGVRRSPWMWPALLWVGGVAVYYVFELRQMKDHGYYMLPLLPLFVWAAAKGSEVLRRNVRWHWLLALILFSQPVWAGVRVMKYWLRGPRDVPSEMYYPQSRALLENAVPNDALCLVGPDESGCKQFYFVHKKGFGLESSERLSWPTTTGEPYVADCIARGAQYLYLSDSTLLTNPYLAPYVGPRVVRVGAVQVFKLQMPAGR; encoded by the coding sequence ATGTCCGATATTCTGACGAATTGGAGTAAACTACCCCGCTGGTTCTGGCCACTACTCATCGGGTTGAATTTCCTGTTGCACGCGCCCTTCTTCAGCCAGCCTCCGGTAGGCCTGCATACCTGGAGGCAGAGCAATACCATGGCGGTTATCCGCAATTTCTACGAGGAGGATATGAACATCATGCGGCCGCGTGTAGACCGCCGCAACGAGTCGGACGGCGTAACCGGGATGCAGTTTCCTTCCTACGAATGGACAGTAGCGGCGGTATGCAAGGCTGTTGGCTTTCACGAGGGCGTGGCCCGCGTAGTGAACTGGCTGATTTTTGCGGGCGGCGTAATTTTTTGCTACCACCTTTTTCGGCGCATCACTCAGTCGGTGTGGATGGCGGCCGTGGCGGCGTGGTGCCTGTCCTGGAGTCCGGAGTTGTTTTACCACTGTATTAGCGCCTTGCCCGATGTGTTGGCCTTAAGTGCATCGTTGGGTGGCTTGTGGCTGTTTTTGCGGTGGTGGGATACCCGGCACAGTCTGTCTTTCTGGGGTAGTTTGCTGCTGACCACGCTAGCCGGCGCTACGAAGCTGCAGTTTCTGCTTATCGGGTTTCCCATAGCCGGCTTGGTTGTGCAGGCACTATTGAGCCGGCAGTTCGACTGGCGCCGCAGCTTGCTACCCTTGTTCTTTTTCGCGGTAGTGTCCGTCGGCTTACCATTGGCCTGGTACGCCTATTCCCTGCGCTTGATTGAAACCTCAGGGCTGGCTGATTTCGGCCTGGAAGTCCGGCCGGCCGACGACTTGCGCACAGGATTAGGTATCCTGTTGTTTAATATTAAATCGGACTGGCCGGAAATGCTGCTAGGCTACGGGTCGGCGGTGATGGTGCTGGTAGGTGCAGGGCAGATGCGTTTGGCTGGAGTACGCCGCAGCCCGTGGATGTGGCCGGCGCTGCTGTGGGTAGGCGGAGTCGCAGTGTACTACGTATTTGAGCTTCGTCAAATGAAGGACCATGGGTATTATATGCTACCGCTGCTACCCCTGTTTGTGTGGGCCGCCGCCAAGGGCAGCGAGGTACTGCGCCGCAATGTTCGGTGGCACTGGCTGCTGGCGCTCATCCTGTTTTCGCAGCCTGTATGGGCTGGTGTACGGGTGATGAAATACTGGTTGCGCGGGCCGCGCGACGTCCCGTCGGAAATGTACTATCCGCAGAGCCGCGCCCTATTGGAAAACGCGGTTCCCAATGATGCCTTATGTTTGGTCGGGCCCGACGAATCCGGGTGCAAACAGTTTTACTTCGTGCATAAAAAAGGCTTTGGCCTGGAAAGCAGCGAGCGACTAAGCTGGCCCACCACTACGGGCGAGCCATACGTAGCCGATTGTATTGCCCGTGGCGCTCAGTATCTGTATTTGTCTGATAGCACGTTGCTGACCAATCCCTATCTGGCGCCTTACGTTGGGCCACGGGTGGTGCGGGTAGGAGCAGTGCAGGTATTCAAACTACAAATGCCAGCCGGGCGCTAA
- a CDS encoding ABC transporter ATP-binding protein translates to MVYVRPYRRIFYLLVFLTVATAVLGTLRPFLIQRMVDVTIEQNDWVGLNRGFGILLVLLVAHAFVSYLQTYFGGWLGQYIVRDIRVDLYKHILNLRLKFFDRTPIGVLVTRNISDVETLSDVFSEGLAAMIGDILQIVFIMAFMFYIDWRLTLVSLSVIPPLLFSTYVFKEKVKRSFQEVRTAVAGLNAFVQEHLTGMNVVQIFNNEQREYRKFQALNQEHTRANIRSVLYYSIYFPVAEVLAAVGVGLLVWYAAQGQIEGTISKGALIAFIMYNALFFRPIRQIADRFNTLQLGLVSTERLLKLLDSQEFVPNNGTLAPATLRGEVEFENVWFAYNDEEWVLRDISFRVEPGQTVAFVGATGAGKTSIINLLSRFYDINKGHIRIDGHDLPLYDLSVLRRHIGVVLQDVFLFAGTIRDNITLGHEDITDAQIWEAADLVGARRFIERLPGSLDYPVMERGATLSVGQRQLISFVRAMVYQPAIIILDEATSSVDSETEELIQEAIEKLMQGRTALVIAHRLSTIQKADRIIVLDRGEIKESGRHEELLRQDGYYRQLYQMQYKDVLAG, encoded by the coding sequence ATGGTGTACGTGCGGCCCTACCGGCGCATCTTCTATTTGCTGGTGTTCCTGACCGTGGCCACGGCTGTGCTGGGCACGCTGCGGCCCTTCCTCATTCAGCGCATGGTCGATGTGACCATTGAGCAGAACGACTGGGTGGGGCTGAACCGGGGCTTCGGCATCTTGCTGGTGCTGCTAGTGGCGCACGCCTTCGTGAGCTACCTCCAGACCTACTTCGGCGGTTGGCTGGGCCAGTATATCGTGCGCGACATCCGCGTGGACCTCTACAAGCACATTCTCAACCTGCGCCTCAAATTCTTCGACCGCACGCCCATCGGCGTGCTCGTCACGCGCAATATCTCCGACGTCGAGACGCTTTCCGACGTGTTCAGCGAGGGGCTGGCGGCCATGATCGGCGACATTCTGCAGATCGTGTTCATCATGGCCTTCATGTTCTACATTGACTGGCGCCTGACCTTGGTGAGCCTTTCCGTGATTCCGCCGCTGCTGTTCAGCACCTACGTGTTCAAGGAAAAGGTGAAACGCTCGTTTCAGGAGGTGCGCACGGCCGTAGCCGGCCTCAACGCCTTCGTGCAGGAGCACCTGACGGGCATGAACGTGGTGCAGATCTTCAACAACGAGCAGCGCGAATACCGCAAGTTTCAGGCCCTCAACCAGGAGCACACCCGCGCCAACATCCGCTCGGTGCTCTACTACAGCATCTACTTTCCGGTGGCCGAGGTGCTGGCGGCGGTAGGGGTGGGGCTGCTGGTGTGGTACGCCGCCCAGGGCCAGATCGAGGGCACCATCTCCAAAGGCGCGCTCATTGCCTTCATCATGTACAATGCACTGTTCTTCCGGCCCATCCGCCAGATTGCCGACCGGTTCAACACGCTGCAGCTGGGGCTGGTGAGCACCGAGCGCCTGCTCAAGCTGCTCGACAGCCAGGAGTTTGTGCCCAACAACGGCACGCTGGCCCCGGCCACGCTGCGCGGCGAAGTGGAGTTCGAAAACGTCTGGTTTGCCTATAACGACGAGGAGTGGGTGCTGCGCGACATCAGCTTCCGGGTGGAGCCCGGCCAGACCGTGGCCTTCGTGGGCGCTACCGGGGCCGGCAAAACTAGCATCATCAACCTGCTCAGCCGCTTCTACGACATCAACAAGGGCCACATCCGCATCGACGGCCACGACCTGCCCCTCTACGACCTGAGCGTGCTGCGCCGCCACATCGGGGTGGTGCTGCAAGACGTTTTCCTGTTCGCGGGCACCATCCGCGACAACATCACGCTCGGCCACGAAGACATCACCGACGCCCAGATCTGGGAAGCTGCCGACCTAGTGGGCGCCCGCCGCTTCATCGAGCGCCTGCCCGGCTCCCTCGACTACCCAGTGATGGAGCGCGGCGCCACGCTTTCCGTGGGCCAGCGCCAGCTCATCAGCTTCGTGCGGGCCATGGTCTACCAGCCAGCCATCATCATCCTGGATGAAGCCACTTCGTCCGTCGACTCCGAAACTGAGGAGCTGATTCAGGAGGCCATTGAGAAGCTGATGCAGGGCCGCACCGCCCTCGTCATTGCCCACCGTCTGAGCACCATCCAGAAAGCCGACCGCATCATCGTGCTCGACCGCGGCGAAATCAAGGAATCGGGCCGCCACGAGGAGCTGCTCCGCCAGGACGGCTACTACCGCCAGCTCTACCAGATGCAGTACAAAGACGTGCTGGCCGGCTAA